The Haloplanus natans DSM 17983 DNA segment ACACCGGCGCCGCACGCGGGTTGCGCGCGACGCGGAAGTCGCTCACGCCGTCGGGGTCGAAGTCGGGGAACATCTCCTCGATATGCCCGAGCCACGTCGCCCGTAACGCCGCGTCGTCCATCCGCCACACGTCCTCCGAGGGGTCCTGGACGTAGCTGGCGACGTAGCACAGGTGGTCGCCGCCGTAGCGCGCCGGCGACACGAAGTTCGTGTGTTCGATCAGCGCGCCGAAGGGCGCGTCGTGGGCGACGTTGAGCCAGTACGTCTCCGTCAGCGGTTCGTCCATCGTCACGACGGCACAGACGGCGCCCTGAAAGTCGATGTCGCAGGTGTAGCCCGTCAGTTCCTCGAGGACGTTCGGCATCGTCGCGACGACGACGCCGTCGGTCGGACGGGTCTCGACGCCCGACTCGGTCTCGACGGTGATCGACGCGACTTCGCCGTCCCGCACGTCGAGGTCCGTCGCCCGCGCCCCAGTCACGACGGTTTCGCGACCCACTCTGTCGACGAGGGCGTCGATCAGGACGGCGAACCCGCCCTCGAAGTAGCCGAGGATCTCGCCCCGTAGCAGGTCGCGCTCTCCCCGGAACTTGATGCGGCCCAGCAGCCACGCGGCGCTCACGTCGTCCTTGCGGTCGCCGAACTTCGCGTCCAACAGCGGCTCGAAGAAGTTCTCGTAGACGCCGCGGGTTGTGTGTTCGAGGAGAAAGTCCTTGATCGGCACGTCCTCGAACGCTTCGAGGTCGTCGTACGTGTCGAAGCGCGGCCAGCCGCCACGCACGTCGATTTCGAGGGTCAGGAGGCCGAGTCGAAAAGTGTCGTAGAGGCTCAGGTGGGGGTAGGCGGCGATCTGTGGCAGGGTGTCGAGGGGGTGGACCACCCCGTCGACGTAGTAGGCGTTCTTGCCCACCAGCCACTCCACGCGGTCGCCCAGTCCGAGTTCGTCGGCCAACTCGACGATAGTCTCCTCGGATTTCGAGAGGTGGTGGTAGAACCGCTCGATGTCGTCGCCGGCGGTTTCGTAGGTGGCCGCCAACCCGCCGAGGTCGTCGCTCGCCTCCAGCACTGTCGCTTCGTATCCCCGCTGCTGGAGTCGATACGCGGCGGCGAGTCCGGCGATGCCGCCGCCGACGACGTGGATCATACACTCCCTGTGGCGAGCGCCGGTAAGTGAATTGTGGATTATCGACCCGCGCCCACGCCCGGATCGGTCAGATCCGCCGCGAGCACGAAGTCGGGGTCGCCGCTCACGTCCGCCCGCGCCGCCGCGGCGTCGGTGACGAAGCGCGGCGTCTCGGGGAGCAGAAGTCGCGCCCGGCCGGCGTTCAGGCGGGCAGCGTCGCGCGCGACGGCGTCGACGACCGCCCGCGCCGCGTCGAGGTCCGCCCACGCGCCCACCGCGTACTCCGTCCAGCGGTCGTCGTCGGCCTCGAAGGCACGGTTCCGGATCGCCAACCCTCGCGTGCCGTCGCCCTGGACGACGAACAGGCCGTCCGCCTCGGCCGCCCGCTCCAGGTCGGCGGGCCGCAGTTCCGAGAGCGTCCACGCCTCCGAGGGGTGGGTCGTCAGTCCGCGCAGGTGGTCACGGGCCGCCGAATCGCTCCAGAACGTCCACCCGGCGTCGGGATCGGCGCACACCTCGAGCGCGGGGTCGGCGGCCGCGTCGGCGTCGATCCGCGCCCACCGGACCTCCGTGGCAGGGTCGAAGCCGAGGCTCCGCGCGAGGCCCAGGCTGGCGACGTTCCACGAGAAGACGAGGTTGCGACAGACGACCGCGCCGCGCTCGCGCGCCCACGACAGGATCGCGTTCGTGAGCCGTCGGGCGAGCCCCCGGTCCCGGTAGTCGGGGTGGACGCGAAGCGCCTGCACCCACGCCTCACGATCCGTGAGGTGAACGCCCTGGATCACGCCGACCGCGTCCCCGTCGTCGGCGACGAGCGTCCGCTTCGCGTCGTCGTCGCTCTCGGCCCACGCCCGGAAGGTTCGGGGCAAGTAGTCCTCCAACTCCCGCTCGGGCCACGTATCGCGAGTAAAGGCGACGACGTCGTCGTGGTCCTCGACGCGGGCCGGCCGGAGGGTCAGGTCCACGGCACCGACCGCGGCTGCAGTTCGCCGACGAGGGACTCGCCCATCGCGGCCGCGGGGGCCGAACGGTTCGCCAGCACCCACATCAGCTTCGCCGTCGCCGTCTCGGGCAGGGTGTCGCCCGCCTCGACGACGCCGGCGTCGAGCAGGTCGCGGCCGGTGTCGTACACTCGGTCACACACCCGGCCTTCGAGACACTGGCTCGTCATGGCGACGGTCGTTCCGCCCTCGACCAACTCCTCGATGCGGTCGATCCAATCGGTCGCGACGTGGCCCAGGCCGGTCCCCTCGATGACGACGCCCGCGGCGTCGTCGAGGTAATCGAGGGCGGCGGGGTTCATGCCCGGCGTGAACTTCACGAGTTCGACGCTCGTCTCCAGGTCGGGGGCGATACTGAGGTCGGTTTCGCCGCGTTCGGGGCCGTCACGGCGGAAGCTGACCGTTTCGCTCTCGTACTCCACCTCGCCGATGGGCTTTGCGCCGACCGTCTCGAAAGCGTCCCGGCGCGAGGTGTGGTTCTTGCGGACCCGCGTCGCGCGGTGGAGCGCGCAGGCGTCGTCGCTCGACGAGCCGTGCATACAGAGAAGCACCTCGGCCCGGTCCGCCGTCGCCGCCTCGACGGCACAGACGGCGTTCATCACGTTGTCACTGGAGGGGCGGTCGGCGGAGCGCTGGCTCCCCGTGAACACGACCGGGACCGGAGTGTCGAGCATGAACGACAGCGCTGACGCCGTATACTGCATCGTGTCTGTTCCGTGCATGACGACGACGCCGTCCGCACCGGCCTCTATCTCCTCGTAGATGGCCGCGGCGAGGTCCTGCCACACCGCGGGCGTCATGTTCTCGGAGAGGATGTTGGCGACGACGCGGCCGCGGTAGTTGGCGCGGCCGGCGAGATCCGGCACCGCGCGAAGCACGTCCTCGGCGTCGAACTGCGCGGTCACCGCGCCGGTTCGGTAGTCGACGGTCGAGGCGATCGTGCCGCCGGTCGAGATGAGCGAGACGGTCGGCAGGTCGTCGTCGAACTCGATGGTCGACGAGTCTCCCTCGCCGGCGCCCGCACCCGCCACGTCGTGGGCGTCGCGTTCGAGCACGTCGACCGTGGCGTCCGCGCGGTCGATCCCGACGTTGTACCCGCCCGGTAGCTTCACGACGAGGTGGTCGGCCGTCGTCGACGGCATGAGGACGCCCTCGTTTGCGACGCCCCCGCGTTCGACGCGGACGCGATCCCCTGGATTCATACGCCGGGCTACCGCCCGCGCGGACTTGAATCCACTCGTTGCGGGCGGCGCAAGCGATTTGCCCTTCCGACCCCGAGTCCGCGTATGCGCCGCCCCGATATCGTGAGCGACGACGCGGACGATTCGGCCGATGCGCCGTCCGGCGGCCGATTCCGAATCGGCCGCCGTGTCCGCCGACTCTTCTCGCTTCGAACGTTCCTCGTCGCCCTCCTCCTCTCGGTCGTCGGCCTCGTCGCCGGCGGCGCCCTCCCCGTCGTCGGCTACCTGGGCCGCTTTTTAGGCGTCGCACTCGCCGCCTTCGCCCTCGCCTTCCTCGTCGGGGGTCGGCGGTACGTTGAGGCCGGTCTCGCCGGCGCTCTCGCGTCCGGCCTGGGGTTCGTCCTCGGGACGCTCAACTCCGCGCTCTTCCCCGTCGTCGCCGACTACGGCCTGCAGATCGCGGGCGTCGGGACGACCGCCGGCCTCCTCGCGGCGCTGCTCGGCCACTACCTCGGTCGCGACCTGAAAGCTGGACTGACCAGAGAACTCACGTAACCCGCCACTCGTCACCCCGCTGGCTCACCAGCCCGCGGTCCGCGAGCGTGTTCAGCGCCCCTCGGACGGCGTCGGCCGGGGCGTCGACGACCTCGACGATTTCGGCCGTCGTCGTCGACCCCGTCGCCACCGCCGCCAGCACCTCGGCGTGGAACCGGCTGTCGGCGTCGACACCGAGATGGTCGTTCAGGCGGTCCAGTACGTCCGTGATCCGGCCGTACACCCACCGCTGGGCCAGGGACAACTCGTTTTCGAGCGCCTGTAACTGGTCGAACGCCGTTGCGAGATCCGCCACGTCGTCGTCGGTCTCGCCCGGCGCGTCGAGCGAGACGTGTCGACACCGCCCGTTCATGTCGAGGCTGGGGCTGGCCGGATAGGCGCTTTTCGTGCCGAACCCGTACGGCGAGACGCTCACTTCCAGCCGGAGGTTCCGTGAGATGTGAAAATACTTCCGTCGCTGGTCGTCGGTGTGACTCTCGACCAGTCCGGCCTCCTCGAGTCTCCGGAGGTGGTCGATCACCGCCTTCGGACTCACGCCGAGATACTCGCTGATCTCGGTGACATAACAGGGTTTTCGTGCGAGTAATCGCAGGATCCGCCGGCGGTTCTCGTTGCCGAGGAGATCGAGTAGTACCGCCGAGTCCATGACGTGAGGTAAGCGTCGGTAGGTGAAAAGGTCTGCGCGTGCCGACGCCGACTTCACGCGAAGACGACGACGGCCGTGCTGGGCTCGACGGCGTACGGCGACACCGCTCGGTCGCCGCTGAAGCGGATCAGCTCCCCCGCATCGAGCGTGTGCGTCTCGTCGTCGAGTGTCAGTTCCAGCCGTCCCGACAGCAGGTGGAAGACGACGTTCGAGTCCTCGTGCGTGTGTCGGGGGATGCGCTCGTCGGCGTCGAGAGACAGCCGAACCGTGCGCGGGCGCGGCGTCTCGAACACTTCGGCGTGGGGGCGATCAGTCAGGTCGGCGAGGGTCGTGCGCTCGGGCATGCCCGTGGCTCCCGGCCCGTTCCTCGTAACGGCTTCCCCGAACTGGATCGGGGGTGCCGGAACACGGTTTTTGTGCCCGCCCCGCGTACGTCGTGGTATGCCATCACACGTCCTCGTTCCGTTCGACGGCACGTCGCAGTCGCGGGCTGCGCTCACCTTCGCCACCGAAGAGTGGCCGGACGCGTCGGTCACGCTGCTGTACGTCGTCGATCCGGTCACCGCCGGCTTCACCCAGCGAGCCCTCCCCGGAAGCTCCGAAGCGTGGTACGAGAACGCCCGCGAGACGGCGCGCGAGCGATTCGACGAGGCGCGGGAACTCGTCGGCCGCCCCGTCGAGACGCGCATCGAGGTGGGGAGCCCCGCCCGCGTCATCGTCGACGCCGCGGGCGAGGCGGCGTACGACCTCGTCGTCCTCGGAAGCCACGGCCGCGAGGGCGTCTCCCGCGTCCTGCTCGGAAGCGTCGCCGAGGCCGTCGTCCGACGGTCGCCGGTGCCGGTGACCGTCGTTCGGTAACGTGCCCCTGATACGGCGTGTCGTATGGATTTCCCGGCTGTTCGCTGGTCCACCGCTATCGACGGACGACAGACCGTATGCCACCGACCAACACCCGGCGAGTTCGGCCGCGTTCCGCCGGTTCTTGTCCGTCCGGCCCCTTCGTCCGCCGATGAACTTCGACGACGTGATTCGGACCCGGCGATCCGTCCACCAGTATTCCGACGCCGATATCGACGACGACACGCTGTACGACATCTTCGAGGACGTGCGCCACGCCCCCTCTTCGTTTAACCTCCAGCCCTGGGAGTTCCTGGTCGTCCGTGGCGACGACCTGGAACGACTCCAGTCGGTCGCCTACGGGCAGGAACACGTCACCGACGCCGCGGCGGCCGTCGTCGTCCTCGGGACGCTCGACCCGAGCGACCACGCCGAACGCGTCACGAGCGACCTGTTGGAGAAGGGATACCTGCCGAACGAGGCGGCCGCGGAAGCCCGTCTGGAGACCGTCGACAACCTCGCCGACGCCGACGGCGAGACCCGCCGCCTCTGGACGACGGGGAGTGCCAGCCTCGCGGCCATGACGCTCATGCACGCCGCGTGGGAACGCGGCGTCGCCTCCTGTCCGATGGGTGGCTTCGACGCCGAGAGCCTCCACGACGAGTTCGACGTGCCCACCGACTACGAGGCGGTCATGCTCGTCACGCTCGGCTACCCCGAAGACGGGGCGGCGGACCTCGAACGGCCCCGGAAGTTCCGCCGGCCGACCGACGAGTTCCTCCATCTCGACGAGTTCGACCCGGTCGCCCGCGAATCGGCTCCGCCCGCGGACGACTGATACTGTAACTGTTAGGTAGTTCGCCGGGCCGTCCCGGCACCCCCTCGGCACTGGCGTACGGTAACCCGTACGAGGCCGCGCCCGCCCGACTCGGTGGCCGTCGCCGTCGGGGAATCAAAAGATGTTCGCCTGCCGGTAGACGCTCAGCCCATCGTTGGTGATTTCGTAGGGCTTGGTCTCCCGGGAGTGGTTCGCGTCGCGAATCTTCTGAATCTCGACGGCCAGTCGCGTCTCCTGGAAGTCGGAGGCCCGGACGTACTGGAGGACGAACACCGCGTCCGCGAGATACTCGATGATGCCGTACCGGGAGCCGTATGGCGTCTCGCTGCTGGCCTCGCTCGTCACGAGTGTCGTCACACCCGCCTCCTTGAGCGATTTCGAGAACTGATACACCTCGCTCCGGCGCTCCGAGGGCCGGTCGTACATCATCTCCAGGAGCGACACGGAGTCGAGGACGAGTCGGTCGGCGCCGAAGTCCTTGATCAGTTCGGGCAACTCGCTGCGGATGCTCGAGAGGCTGTTCGCCATCTCGACGGGGTCGAGGTGGACGACGGCAAGTCGCCCCTCCTCGGCGTACTCCGCGAACGGCCACCCCTTCTCCTCGGCGGTGTCGTAGATGCGCTCCGTGCTCTCCTCGAGTGTCAGATAGACGCCACGCTCGCCGTTCGACAGCGCCTCTTCGAGGAACTGGAGGCCGAACGTGGTCTTCCCGGTCCCCGCGGAGCCGATGATCGAGATGAGCGAGCGCTCCGGGACGCCGCCGAGAATCATGTCGTCGAGTCCCTCGATCCCGAGGTCGATTCGGTCGATCGCCGAATCGAACTCGGCGTCGCTGTCGAACGGGTCGGCCGTGGGCCCCTCACCGCCGTCGAGGGGACCGTCATCCATCTCGTCCGTCGAGTCGCCGATATCCGGGGCGTTCTCGAACGCGCTCGCGAAGTCCTCCTCGAACGGCGAGTCGCCCTCCGCCGGCCCGTCGGGCGCCGGCGCGTCTTCGATCGCGCTTGCGAAGTCCTCCTCGAACGATGGGTCGTCCGACTCCGCCTTCTCCGTAGCCGATTCCGTCTCCTCGTCGTCCGATTCCGCCGATTCGGACTCCCGGAGTGCCCGCTCGAACCAGTCGTCGTCCTCGCTCATCGCCGGTCACCGCCGTTCGGTCCGCGACGACCACGTCCGGCGACCGTCCCCGCGGAACCTGCCATCGGTTACCCTGCGCACGCCGGTGTGATGAATGTTGTCCGTTCGGTGGGCTTTTTTGATCACGGGGTGAGACCCGAGTATGTACGTCGGCCTCGTCGCACAGAAGGGCAACAGTCGGGCGGCGTTTCTCGCGGCGGAGCTACGCCAGCAACTCCGGACCGAGGGCGTCTCCGTCGCCGTCGATACGGCGACCGCCGAGGCCCTCGACCTCGACGGCACGCCGGTCGAGGCGTTCGACGCCTGTGATCTCGTGGTCAGCATCGGCGGCGACGGCACCTTCCTCTATGCCGCCCGCGGTGCCGACGGCACGCCGATCCTCGGCGTCAACCTCGGCGAGGTCGGCTTTCTCAACGCCGTCGGCCCCGACGAGGCGGTCGAGGTCGTCCTCGACGAGGTGGCGGCTTTCTACGCCGGCGAGATGTCGGTTCGCGAGACACCGCGTCTGGCCGCTCGCGTCGACGACTGGACCGCCCCGCCGACGACGAACGAGGTGGTCGTCCAGGGACCGATCCGGGGCCCGAGCGGCGGCGTCGACTGCGACGTGCTCGTCGACGGCTCGCGCTACTCGTCGAGTCGCGCCGACGGCGTCCTCGTCGCCACACCCACGGGGAGTACGGCCTACAACCTCAGCGAGGCCGGACCGCTCGTCCACCCCGGCGTCGACGCCCTCGTCATCAACGAGATGTGTGCGA contains these protein-coding regions:
- a CDS encoding NAD(+)/NADH kinase, which translates into the protein MYVGLVAQKGNSRAAFLAAELRQQLRTEGVSVAVDTATAEALDLDGTPVEAFDACDLVVSIGGDGTFLYAARGADGTPILGVNLGEVGFLNAVGPDEAVEVVLDEVAAFYAGEMSVRETPRLAARVDDWTAPPTTNEVVVQGPIRGPSGGVDCDVLVDGSRYSSSRADGVLVATPTGSTAYNLSEAGPLVHPGVDALVINEMCANEGMPPLVVGPESEVTIRVSGTDRAVVVGDGRVLRELDPPTEVRVGRADAPVRVAGPTSDFFEALGKLE
- a CDS encoding cupin domain-containing protein, which produces MPERTTLADLTDRPHAEVFETPRPRTVRLSLDADERIPRHTHEDSNVVFHLLSGRLELTLDDETHTLDAGELIRFSGDRAVSPYAVEPSTAVVVFA
- a CDS encoding universal stress protein, with translation MPSHVLVPFDGTSQSRAALTFATEEWPDASVTLLYVVDPVTAGFTQRALPGSSEAWYENARETARERFDEARELVGRPVETRIEVGSPARVIVDAAGEAAYDLVVLGSHGREGVSRVLLGSVAEAVVRRSPVPVTVVR
- a CDS encoding ArsR family transcriptional regulator translates to MDSAVLLDLLGNENRRRILRLLARKPCYVTEISEYLGVSPKAVIDHLRRLEEAGLVESHTDDQRRKYFHISRNLRLEVSVSPYGFGTKSAYPASPSLDMNGRCRHVSLDAPGETDDDVADLATAFDQLQALENELSLAQRWVYGRITDVLDRLNDHLGVDADSRFHAEVLAAVATGSTTTAEIVEVVDAPADAVRGALNTLADRGLVSQRGDEWRVT
- a CDS encoding GNAT family N-acetyltransferase is translated as MDLTLRPARVEDHDDVVAFTRDTWPERELEDYLPRTFRAWAESDDDAKRTLVADDGDAVGVIQGVHLTDREAWVQALRVHPDYRDRGLARRLTNAILSWARERGAVVCRNLVFSWNVASLGLARSLGFDPATEVRWARIDADAAADPALEVCADPDAGWTFWSDSAARDHLRGLTTHPSEAWTLSELRPADLERAAEADGLFVVQGDGTRGLAIRNRAFEADDDRWTEYAVGAWADLDAARAVVDAVARDAARLNAGRARLLLPETPRFVTDAAAARADVSGDPDFVLAADLTDPGVGAGR
- the gatD gene encoding Glu-tRNA(Gln) amidotransferase subunit GatD, which encodes MNPGDRVRVERGGVANEGVLMPSTTADHLVVKLPGGYNVGIDRADATVDVLERDAHDVAGAGAGEGDSSTIEFDDDLPTVSLISTGGTIASTVDYRTGAVTAQFDAEDVLRAVPDLAGRANYRGRVVANILSENMTPAVWQDLAAAIYEEIEAGADGVVVMHGTDTMQYTASALSFMLDTPVPVVFTGSQRSADRPSSDNVMNAVCAVEAATADRAEVLLCMHGSSSDDACALHRATRVRKNHTSRRDAFETVGAKPIGEVEYESETVSFRRDGPERGETDLSIAPDLETSVELVKFTPGMNPAALDYLDDAAGVVIEGTGLGHVATDWIDRIEELVEGGTTVAMTSQCLEGRVCDRVYDTGRDLLDAGVVEAGDTLPETATAKLMWVLANRSAPAAAMGESLVGELQPRSVPWT
- a CDS encoding KaiC domain-containing protein; its protein translation is MSEDDDWFERALRESESAESDDEETESATEKAESDDPSFEEDFASAIEDAPAPDGPAEGDSPFEEDFASAFENAPDIGDSTDEMDDGPLDGGEGPTADPFDSDAEFDSAIDRIDLGIEGLDDMILGGVPERSLISIIGSAGTGKTTFGLQFLEEALSNGERGVYLTLEESTERIYDTAEEKGWPFAEYAEEGRLAVVHLDPVEMANSLSSIRSELPELIKDFGADRLVLDSVSLLEMMYDRPSERRSEVYQFSKSLKEAGVTTLVTSEASSETPYGSRYGIIEYLADAVFVLQYVRASDFQETRLAVEIQKIRDANHSRETKPYEITNDGLSVYRQANIF
- a CDS encoding NAD(P)/FAD-dependent oxidoreductase gives rise to the protein MIHVVGGGIAGLAAAYRLQQRGYEATVLEASDDLGGLAATYETAGDDIERFYHHLSKSEETIVELADELGLGDRVEWLVGKNAYYVDGVVHPLDTLPQIAAYPHLSLYDTFRLGLLTLEIDVRGGWPRFDTYDDLEAFEDVPIKDFLLEHTTRGVYENFFEPLLDAKFGDRKDDVSAAWLLGRIKFRGERDLLRGEILGYFEGGFAVLIDALVDRVGRETVVTGARATDLDVRDGEVASITVETESGVETRPTDGVVVATMPNVLEELTGYTCDIDFQGAVCAVVTMDEPLTETYWLNVAHDAPFGALIEHTNFVSPARYGGDHLCYVASYVQDPSEDVWRMDDAALRATWLGHIEEMFPDFDPDGVSDFRVARNPRAAPVYERGYLDMVVPYDLREDVGNGVYYAGMASRAQYPERSLNGGIVAGFACADRIAED
- a CDS encoding nitroreductase family protein, which translates into the protein MNFDDVIRTRRSVHQYSDADIDDDTLYDIFEDVRHAPSSFNLQPWEFLVVRGDDLERLQSVAYGQEHVTDAAAAVVVLGTLDPSDHAERVTSDLLEKGYLPNEAAAEARLETVDNLADADGETRRLWTTGSASLAAMTLMHAAWERGVASCPMGGFDAESLHDEFDVPTDYEAVMLVTLGYPEDGAADLERPRKFRRPTDEFLHLDEFDPVARESAPPADD